AGCAATGGCGATGGGTGAACGTGCACCGTTGGCGTTAGTGTTAGCGCCTGCATCGGGTCGCATGGCAGTAGGTGAAGCGATTACGAATATATTGGCAGCGGATGTAAATGATTTAAGTGATATTAAATTATCTGCGAATTGGATGGCCGCTTGCGGCGATCCCGTAGAAGATGCGGCGTTATTTGATACCGTGCGTGCAGTGGGTGAGGAGTTATGTCCTGCTTTAGGCATTTGTATTCCAGTGGGTAAAGATTCTTTATCAATGCGCACTGCGTGGCAACAAGCAAGTACATCGCAAGTGATGACGGCACCCTTGTCTTTAGTAGTGTCTGCTTTTGCGCCGGTAACCGATGTACGTCGTACTTTAACGCCGATGTTGCGCACTGATATTGGCCAAACTGATTTAGTGTTATTAGATTTAGGTAAAGGCAGACAGCGTATGGGCGGTTCTGCTTTAGCGCAAAGCGTAAATCAAATTGGCCATGAAGCACCGGATTTAGACGATACCCATTTATTTAAATTGTTTTTTAAAACCATGACGCAACTAAAGCGCGAAGGTTTAATTAAAGCCTATCACGATCGTTCCGATGGTGGCTTGTTAGTCACACTGTGTGAAATGGCATTTGCTGCGCATTGTGGCATGACTATTAATCTAGATAGTTTAGGCAATGATCCAATTGCGGCTTTATTTAACGAAGAATTAGGCGTGGTGATTCAAGTGCGGCGCAGTGATCGCGCGAAAGTGCAGGCGATCTTAGCTAAATCTGGATTAGTGTCGATTGCGCATTTTTTAGGTTGGCATTCCGGCACTGATCAAATTCTAATTCGCCAAGCCGATGCGAATTTATTAATCGAGCATCGCAGCTATTTACAAAAGCTATGGACAGAAACCAGTTATCACTTGCAAAAATTACGCGATAACCCGCAGTGCGCGGAAGAAGAATTTAACGCCTTGCGTGATATTAACGATCCAGGCTTACATGCAACATTAAGTTTTGATCCGAAAGAAAATATAGTCGCGCCGTATATCAATAGCAAAACCAAACCAAAAATTGCTATTTTTCGCGAGCAGGGCGTCAATGGGCAGTGGGAAATGGCGGCTGCATTTGAACGTGCGGGTTTTATGCCTATTGATGTGCATGTTAGTGATTTACTGGCGCAACGCATCAATTTAAATGATTTTAAAGGTTTAGCTGCCTGTGGCGGTTTTTCTTATGGCGATGTATTAGGTGCGGGTGGTGGTTGGGCGAAAACCATTTTATTTAATTCACAGTTAGCAGATGCATTCAGTGAATTTTTTAAGCGCACCGATACGTTTGGTTTAGGTGTGTGTAATGGTTGCCAAATGATGTCGCAATTAAAAGACTTGGTGCCCGGCGCGCAACATTGGCCACAATTTTTACGTAATCGCTCTGAGCAATTTGAAGCACGTTTATCTATGGTTGAAATTATGCCTTCGCGTTCTATTTTATTACAAGGCATGGCAAGTACACGCGCACCTATTATAGTGTCGCATGGTGAAGGTCGTGCGGTATTTGCGAATAACGGATTGGCATCATCTGATATCGTCATGCGTTATGTAAATAATTACGGCGCGGCGACGGAGCAATATCCTTTTAATCCGAATGGTTCTCCTCAAGGCGCAACGGCGTTTACTAATGATGATGGTCGCTTCACTATTATGATGCCGCATCCTGAGCGAATATTCCGGAGCGTGCAAGCATCGTGGGCACCGCGTGAATGGGGCGAAGAAAGTCCATGGTTACGCTTATTTCAAAATGCACGTTCATGGATTGCGTAAAAAATTATTAATATTACAAAAAAAGGGAGCATAAGCTCCCTTTTTTATTTAAAACATTTATTTTTTGTTACGCGAGACGACGATATTTGATACGTTGTGGTTGATTGCCAGTATCGCCTTTGCGACGTTTATAGTCTTCTAAGTAATCCGCATAATTACCTTCAAACCAAGTGACTTCGCTGTTACCTTCAAAAGCTAAAATATGTGTGGCGATACGATCTAAAAACCATCGATCATGCGAAGTAACAATCGCGCAGCCGGGAAAATCTAATAACGCTTCTTCAAGTGCACGCAAGGTTTCAACATCTAAATCATTAGTCGGTTCGTCGAGCATTAAGACATTGCCGCCGCTGCGCAGTAGTTTAGCTAAATGCACACGATTACGTTCACCGCCCGATAAATCACCTACACGTTTTTGTTGATCGGCACCTTTGAAGTTAAAGCGTCCAACATAGGCACGTGAGGGGGTTTCATAACGACCGACTTGAATAATATCTTGGCCATCACCAATTTCTTCCCACACGGTTTTATCGTTATTGAGTGAGTCGCGGCTTTGATCGACATACGCAAGTTCAACGGTTTCGCCAATCGTGATCGTGCCGCTATCCGCTTGTTCTTGTCCGCTAATTAAACGGAACAGGGTAGTTTTACCCGCGCCGTTAGGACCGATTACACCGATAATGCCACCGGGCGGTAAACGGAAATTTAAATTTTCGTACAGCATTTTATCGCCGTAACTTTTGGTAACATTTTCAAACTCAATTACTTTGTCGCCTAAACGTGGACCGGGTGGAATATACAAATCTTTAGTTTCACTGCGTTTTTGATATTCTTGCGAAGATAACTCTTCAAAGCGACTTAAACGCGCTTTGCTTTTTGCATGCCGGCCTTTCGGATTACTGCGTACCCATTGCAATTCAGTTTCCATGGCTTTGCGACGTGCGGATGCTTGTTTTTCTTCAGTCGCTAAACGATTGCCTTTTTGCTCTAGCCATGAAGAATAATTACCTTCCCATGGAATGCCTTGACCGCGATCTAATTCTAAAATCCAACCAGCGACATTATCTAAGAAATAACGATCATGTGTAACCGCCACTACAGTGCCTGCGTATTCTTGTAAATACCGTTCTAACCACGCGACTGATTCTGCATCTAAATGGTTAGTTGGTTCATCAAGAATTAACATTTCGGGTGCCGATAATAATAAACGACATAAGGCCACGCGCCGACGTTCACCACCTGATAAATGTTCAACGCTGGCTTCCCAAGGTGGTAAGCGCAATGCATCAGCCGCGATTTCTAATTTGCGATCAATATCCCAACCGCCAACAGCTTCTATTTTATCTTGCAAATCGGCTTGATCGGCAAGCAGTTGATTCATTTCATCATCGCTCATGGGCTCAGCAAATTTCATACTGAGTTCATTAAATTGTTGTACTAATGCTTGGATACTAGCGACGGCTTCTTCAACATTGCCGCGCACGTTTTTAGTGTTGTCGAGTATGGGTTCTTGAGGCAAATAACCAATCTGCGTGCCGGGATGTGGACGTGCCTCGCCTAAGTGTTCTTTATCTATACCCGCCATGATGCGCAGCAAAGTTGATTTACCAGAACCGTTGTAACCGAGCAGGCCGATTTTCGCACCGGGGAAAAAATTTAAAGAAATGTTTTTTAAAATTTCTTTATTGGGTGGGACAACTTTGCCCACGCCGGACATGGTGTAAATATACTGCGCCATATGAACAATCACGTTTGAATAAGAATGGGCGCACATTATCAAGAATTTATGCGGTCTTTCCAAGGGAGAATGAGCGATTAAACGTCAACTAATTGGCGATTTGAGGCGTAAGGCAAGCAGATTACCCATTTATTCGCGGCATTGTTCTTGCAATAGCAGCTCTATTAAATTTTGTTATGGAGCACTACATGTCTGCCATTCTTCAGCAAATTTCTGTTGAACCTATTACTGCGTCTAAACCGCTAGAAATAGGCGATTTATTAGTCGCTTATCTTGAACAGCTTGGCGTTGAATACGTCTTTGGGATTCCCGGCGGCGCGATCGAGCCTTTATATAATGCGTTGGCGCGTAGTGCGCGCCGAGGCAGTGTCCGCGCCATTGTCGCGCGGCACGAAACCGGCGGCGCTTTTATGGCGCATGGTTATGCTCAAAACACGGGGCGTTTAGGTGTTTGTTGTGGAACTTCGGGGCCGGGCGCGACCAATTTAATCACGGGCGTTTCTTCAGCGTATGAAAGCCGCGTGCCTATGTTAGTCATTACTGCACAAACAGCGATTACACATTTTGGCAGAGATGCTTTTCAAGAATCATCGTGTACCGGTGTAAACGTGTTGGGCATGTTTGAATATTGCACGGCGTATAACACGTTGATTTCACATGTAGAACAATTTGAACATAAATTATGCGCTGCGATTATTACTGCTTTTCGTGAAAGTCGTCCGGTGCATATTAGTATTCCGGTTGATATTTTTAGAGCACCCGCAAACATCAAAAATCCTTCTTATAATTTAGAAAATTTTATGCAACAAGACAATCTGTTGGATCAAGTGGCTGTCGATAAATTAAAAATAATATTAGCCGAAGCAAAAAAACCAGTTTTCCTAATTGGCGAAAGTGCAGCAGAAGGAATTGGTCATATTGCAGAATTAGCGTCACGTTTGAATGCGCCGATGATTTCTACACCTTTGGGTAAAGGTTTGGTCAATGCTTATCATTCATTATATAGAGGTATATTTGGAGTATCCGGCCATCAAGAAGCTAGCGATTTGCTCGATAACCCCGATGTTGATGTAATCATTGCTATCGGTACTACACTCGGCGAATCCGCTAGTAATAGTTGGGATCCGCAATTATTACGCAATAAAAAATTAATTCATGTTGATGCACGATGGTCGCATTTTATGCATACGCCCATGGCAAGTTTGCATGTGCATGGAAGATTGTCAACCATACTTACACAGTTGCTAGAAGATTATCCTGTGAATAGTTGTTCGACATCGACTCTTACTGAAAATGACAACTTATCTTTCAGTTTGATAGAGCTTTATAAGTGCTATGAAGAAAATAAACTTTTAAATCCACAACGACTAATGTACGAATTGCCTAAAAAAATTCCTGTGCACACTCTCTATTTAGCGGACACAGGAAATAGTGTTTATTGGGCAGCGCATTATTTGCATCCTATTGATAGACGTATGAGTGGAGCACGTTCAATTAAAGGTGGAAATTTTCAAACAGGTATGGAATTTGGTTCTATGGGGTGGGCGATTGGTGCTGCGATTGGTGCTGCTTTAGGTAATAACGATATTCCAGTAGTGGCACTAGTCGGCGATGGTAGCTGGTTAATGAGCGGACAAGAGTTAACGGTTGCAGTACAAGAATCATTAAATATTATTTTTATAGTATTAAACGATGGGGCCTTAGGTACGATAAAACATGGGCAGCGTTTAGCGGGTGCAGAACAGTACGCTTATGAAATTAGTTTTGTTGATTTTGCGAAAATGGCTGAAGCGATGGGGGCGCGAGGCATAACGATTAATACTACAGAAGATTGGATCGCATTAGATTTCGC
The nucleotide sequence above comes from Gammaproteobacteria bacterium. Encoded proteins:
- the ettA gene encoding energy-dependent translational throttle protein EttA — its product is MAQYIYTMSGVGKVVPPNKEILKNISLNFFPGAKIGLLGYNGSGKSTLLRIMAGIDKEHLGEARPHPGTQIGYLPQEPILDNTKNVRGNVEEAVASIQALVQQFNELSMKFAEPMSDDEMNQLLADQADLQDKIEAVGGWDIDRKLEIAADALRLPPWEASVEHLSGGERRRVALCRLLLSAPEMLILDEPTNHLDAESVAWLERYLQEYAGTVVAVTHDRYFLDNVAGWILELDRGQGIPWEGNYSSWLEQKGNRLATEEKQASARRKAMETELQWVRSNPKGRHAKSKARLSRFEELSSQEYQKRSETKDLYIPPGPRLGDKVIEFENVTKSYGDKMLYENLNFRLPPGGIIGVIGPNGAGKTTLFRLISGQEQADSGTITIGETVELAYVDQSRDSLNNDKTVWEEIGDGQDIIQVGRYETPSRAYVGRFNFKGADQQKRVGDLSGGERNRVHLAKLLRSGGNVLMLDEPTNDLDVETLRALEEALLDFPGCAIVTSHDRWFLDRIATHILAFEGNSEVTWFEGNYADYLEDYKRRKGDTGNQPQRIKYRRLA
- a CDS encoding thiamine pyrophosphate-binding protein, with the protein product MSAILQQISVEPITASKPLEIGDLLVAYLEQLGVEYVFGIPGGAIEPLYNALARSARRGSVRAIVARHETGGAFMAHGYAQNTGRLGVCCGTSGPGATNLITGVSSAYESRVPMLVITAQTAITHFGRDAFQESSCTGVNVLGMFEYCTAYNTLISHVEQFEHKLCAAIITAFRESRPVHISIPVDIFRAPANIKNPSYNLENFMQQDNLLDQVAVDKLKIILAEAKKPVFLIGESAAEGIGHIAELASRLNAPMISTPLGKGLVNAYHSLYRGIFGVSGHQEASDLLDNPDVDVIIAIGTTLGESASNSWDPQLLRNKKLIHVDARWSHFMHTPMASLHVHGRLSTILTQLLEDYPVNSCSTSTLTENDNLSFSLIELYKCYEENKLLNPQRLMYELPKKIPVHTLYLADTGNSVYWAAHYLHPIDRRMSGARSIKGGNFQTGMEFGSMGWAIGAAIGAALGNNDIPVVALVGDGSWLMSGQELTVAVQESLNIIFIVLNDGALGTIKHGQRLAGAEQYAYEISFVDFAKMAEAMGARGITINTTEDWIALDFANLLQESGPLVIDARIDGEQVPPISSRMKALGTVKAGYHDINE